The genomic window CTATATGCTGGCTGCACAGATTTTCTTGTGTTTTGCTACATGGATCCAGTTGCTCACTATCATTTTCACTCTTCCCGGCCAACAAGCATACATGTATCTATCGGTAGGAATGCTTCTACCGTTGCTCGTCGTTGTTCGCAAACATAAAGTTGTAAGAATAGTTCTTGCTCTGATCCCATTTTGCCTGCTTATCGCGCAGCAGACCTATTTTAAGATCCTCGGAGGCAAAGCCCTCTATGGCGAGGAGCCTAAGGTTTTCCGAGCTGACGAAGTCCTTGTGGATGTGGTCGGAAGTCAGTCACTTCTTCTTTTGCTTGCATATCTATTCATTCGTAGTCGAGACGAGGCAGAAGCGAAAATACAAGCAGAGCATAAAAAGTCGGAACAACTTCTTCTCAACATATTACCGGAAGAAATTGCTCAGGAATTAAAAGAGAAGGGAGTGTCCGAACCGCGACTCCATCGCAGCGCAACAGTTTGTTTCACCGACTTTAAGGGCTTTACCCAAATCGCAGAGACCATGTCACCCACGGAACTTGTCGCAGAGCTCGATCGCTGCTTCTCTTATTTCGATAGTGTAATGGAGAGACACAATCTAGAGAAACTCAAGACGATCGGAGACAGCTATATGTTTGCAGGTGGCGTCCCGGAGTCGAACAAAACGCATGCGATCGATTGCGTAATGGCTGCTCTGGAGATCCAAGCGTTCATGAATCAGATGAAGGAGATCAAGGCGAATCAAGACCTTCCCTATTGGGAACTTCGCCTCGGCATCCACTCCGGCAATTTGGTAGCAGGTGTTATTGGTGAGAAGAAGTTTGCGTATGATGTTTGGAGTGATACTG from Leptospira langatensis includes these protein-coding regions:
- a CDS encoding adenylate/guanylate cyclase domain-containing protein, producing MKTKIRSALHWLLGRHISAGLPEEERRSFQLTANTLLSLAIIVFLSWLPPVPENLVGLLRAVNIAGLLELTISWVLLRRGYMLAAQIFLCFATWIQLLTIIFTLPGQQAYMYLSVGMLLPLLVVVRKHKVVRIVLALIPFCLLIAQQTYFKILGGKALYGEEPKVFRADEVLVDVVGSQSLLLLLAYLFIRSRDEAEAKIQAEHKKSEQLLLNILPEEIAQELKEKGVSEPRLHRSATVCFTDFKGFTQIAETMSPTELVAELDRCFSYFDSVMERHNLEKLKTIGDSYMFAGGVPESNKTHAIDCVMAALEIQAFMNQMKEIKANQDLPYWELRLGIHSGNLVAGVIGEKKFAYDVWSDTVNTASRCESSGIPGRINISGATYELVKDFFDCEYRGAVPAKNKGKIEMYFVNGLLADLRRAGEERIPNEEFRRRYEGLKGM